Proteins encoded together in one Polaribacter reichenbachii window:
- a CDS encoding sulfatase has translation MKITYKSYLSKLFFLAFLGICIQGLSAQKKNIIFLFADDAGYNDFGFQGSKYFDTPNLDQLAKEGMVFKEAYTTAAVCGPSRAGLLTGKYQQRFGIEENNVPGYMSQSSKLLGDEMGLPLDQKTIADHLKPLGYKSVIFGKWHLGGADKYHPLKRGFDEFYGFRGGARSFFELTEKEAVNKPEDKWEEGFGYFKEPKKYVTDHIADEACNFMERNKNNPFFMYVSFNAVHTPLHATPEDLEKVKHLQGKRKKIAAMAIALDRACGQILDKLKELGLEENTMIVFSNDNGGPDGSKTSNYPLSGCKSNHLEGGIRVPAIIKFPNVIKANSVYHKPISMLDMLPTFVNVAQGDASKIKGLDGVDLIPYLTGVKKESPHEVLFWKKENRGVVRKGDWKMLRYPDRPAELYNIKEDISESNNLAYKHPEKVRELFKVLWNWESELERPLWQLKRVYEVNAMKRMDEKRDPLIDKD, from the coding sequence ATGAAAATTACTTACAAATCATACTTATCAAAACTATTCTTTTTAGCCTTTTTGGGTATTTGTATTCAAGGTTTATCAGCACAAAAAAAGAATATTATTTTTCTTTTTGCTGATGATGCAGGCTATAACGATTTTGGTTTTCAAGGTAGTAAATATTTTGATACGCCTAATTTAGATCAACTGGCTAAAGAAGGAATGGTTTTTAAAGAAGCCTATACTACAGCTGCAGTTTGTGGGCCTTCTAGAGCAGGATTATTAACAGGTAAATATCAACAAAGATTTGGTATCGAAGAAAATAATGTGCCTGGTTATATGAGCCAATCTTCTAAATTATTGGGAGACGAAATGGGGCTTCCATTAGATCAAAAAACAATCGCAGATCATTTAAAACCTTTAGGTTATAAGTCCGTAATTTTTGGAAAATGGCATTTAGGTGGCGCAGATAAATATCATCCTTTAAAAAGAGGTTTTGATGAGTTTTACGGCTTTAGAGGTGGTGCAAGAAGCTTTTTTGAGTTAACAGAAAAAGAAGCAGTGAACAAGCCAGAAGATAAATGGGAAGAAGGTTTTGGTTATTTTAAAGAGCCCAAAAAATACGTAACAGACCATATTGCAGATGAAGCTTGTAATTTTATGGAGAGAAACAAAAACAATCCATTTTTTATGTATGTTTCCTTTAATGCTGTGCACACACCTTTACACGCAACTCCAGAAGATTTAGAAAAAGTTAAGCATTTACAAGGAAAAAGAAAAAAAATAGCGGCTATGGCAATTGCTTTAGATCGTGCTTGTGGACAAATTTTAGACAAGTTAAAAGAATTAGGATTAGAAGAAAATACAATGATTGTTTTTTCTAATGATAATGGTGGTCCAGATGGTAGTAAAACTTCAAATTATCCTTTAAGTGGTTGTAAATCGAATCATTTAGAAGGCGGAATTAGAGTGCCTGCAATTATAAAGTTTCCAAATGTAATTAAAGCAAATTCGGTTTATCATAAACCAATTAGTATGTTAGATATGTTGCCCACTTTTGTAAATGTTGCGCAAGGAGATGCATCAAAAATTAAAGGTTTAGATGGTGTAGATTTAATTCCTTATTTAACAGGCGTAAAAAAAGAAAGTCCGCACGAAGTTTTGTTCTGGAAAAAGGAAAACAGAGGTGTTGTTAGAAAAGGAGATTGGAAAATGTTACGTTATCCAGATAGACCTGCTGAATTATATAATATAAAAGAAGACATTTCAGAAAGTAACAATTTAGCCTACAAACATCCAGAAAAAGTAAGAGAACTCTTTAAAGTTCTTTGGAATTGGGAAAGTGAATTAGAGCGTCCTCTTTGGCAATTAAAACGTGTTTATGAGGTAAATGCAATGAAAAGAATGGATGAAAAAAGAGATCCGTTAATTGATAAAGATTAA
- a CDS encoding glycoside hydrolase family 3 N-terminal domain-containing protein, with protein MKIFKKVIYVIFICLSACNAPKNKVDVIVETPKFSTPEIDIKVNELMAKMTLDEKIAQITGTRIRDIMVDGKLSREKMREHIPNGIGHFCQFSSGQALNPEELRDLVREVQDYLITETRLKIPAIFHEEAITGFATQGATTFPQQIGVSCSWNPELVKNNTTSTRKNMRAAGATFALSPMLDLSRTAHWNRHQESYGEDAYLTSRMGVAFVNGLQGDDFKTGVAATVKHFAGYGTKNNDAKTLYEEYLMPHEACIKIAGAKSVMPSYGTYKSLPISVNPSMLDRMLRREIGFDGLVVSDYGAINMVYKKYKQAPDEMTAGAMALNAGVDIELSSPTTYPLLKKAIEKSLVTENEINTSVKRSLIMKAKLGLLDQNPQIGKDGVLEFDPPENRKLAYEAASQSIVLLKNNGILPLKKDVKKIALVGPNAATTQGLLGDYTYQAMRAFWKSKDYDPLNPKLVTLKEGLENAVDKSVEIKHERGCDWSAALEAKIDKNGFGDNRLGKLKLLIVKDLPQPNLENAIKIASESDVIIAAVGENISLNGEGRWRNGIGLPGQQEAFVEKLLDTGKPVVLVLFGGRQQVIDKIEGRCAAIINAWFPGEEGGNAIADILTGKVNPSAKLSVTYPNTQKKEEVNYQNGYDKTNQPLYPFGYGLSYTNYKYSDFEMPSETNVTDARFSVSFDLENTGKVEGTEIVQLYVSPVDENSTMKTIQLKGFQRVPLKAGEKKKVIFKVSPQQLVQYKKDQWIVESGKYEFKIGASSTDIRQKGIIEFKGDNLILEKGRQIFFSENEIL; from the coding sequence ATGAAAATTTTTAAGAAAGTTATTTACGTTATATTTATTTGTTTATCAGCTTGTAATGCGCCTAAAAATAAGGTTGATGTAATTGTAGAAACACCAAAATTTTCTACTCCAGAAATAGACATTAAGGTTAATGAATTAATGGCTAAAATGACTTTGGATGAAAAAATAGCTCAAATTACTGGTACTCGTATTAGAGATATTATGGTAGATGGTAAATTATCTCGAGAAAAAATGAGAGAACACATCCCAAATGGAATTGGTCATTTCTGTCAGTTTTCATCAGGTCAAGCATTAAATCCAGAAGAATTAAGAGATTTAGTTCGCGAAGTTCAAGATTATTTAATAACGGAAACCAGACTGAAAATTCCTGCAATTTTTCACGAAGAAGCAATTACTGGTTTTGCAACTCAAGGCGCAACAACGTTTCCTCAGCAAATTGGTGTAAGTTGTTCTTGGAATCCTGAGTTGGTAAAAAACAATACTACATCAACCAGAAAAAATATGAGAGCTGCTGGTGCAACTTTTGCACTTTCACCAATGTTAGATTTAAGTAGAACTGCACATTGGAATCGTCATCAAGAAAGTTATGGAGAAGATGCTTATTTAACTTCTAGAATGGGAGTTGCGTTTGTAAACGGTTTACAAGGCGATGATTTTAAAACTGGTGTTGCAGCAACCGTAAAACATTTTGCGGGTTATGGTACAAAAAATAACGATGCTAAAACTTTGTACGAAGAGTATTTAATGCCTCACGAAGCTTGTATAAAAATTGCAGGCGCAAAAAGCGTTATGCCTTCTTATGGTACCTATAAATCTTTGCCAATTTCTGTAAATCCGAGTATGTTAGACAGAATGTTAAGAAGAGAAATTGGTTTTGATGGTTTGGTTGTAAGCGATTATGGAGCCATAAATATGGTGTACAAAAAATACAAACAAGCACCAGATGAAATGACAGCAGGTGCAATGGCTTTAAATGCAGGTGTAGATATTGAGTTGTCTTCTCCAACAACATATCCTTTATTAAAAAAGGCAATCGAAAAAAGTTTAGTTACAGAAAATGAGATTAATACTTCTGTAAAAAGATCTTTAATTATGAAAGCTAAATTAGGATTGTTAGACCAAAATCCGCAGATTGGTAAAGATGGTGTTTTAGAATTTGATCCGCCAGAAAATAGAAAATTAGCTTATGAAGCTGCTTCACAATCTATTGTTTTATTAAAAAACAACGGAATTTTACCTTTAAAAAAAGATGTTAAAAAAATAGCTTTAGTTGGTCCAAATGCAGCTACAACACAAGGTTTGTTGGGTGATTATACTTACCAAGCTATGAGAGCTTTTTGGAAAAGTAAAGATTACGATCCTTTAAACCCAAAGTTAGTTACGCTTAAAGAAGGTTTAGAAAATGCGGTTGATAAATCCGTAGAAATTAAACACGAAAGAGGTTGTGATTGGAGTGCTGCTTTAGAAGCTAAAATTGATAAAAATGGTTTTGGTGATAATAGATTAGGAAAATTAAAACTACTAATTGTTAAAGATTTACCACAACCCAATTTAGAAAATGCTATAAAAATTGCCAGTGAAAGCGATGTAATTATTGCTGCTGTTGGCGAAAATATTTCTTTAAATGGTGAAGGTAGATGGAGAAATGGAATTGGTTTGCCTGGGCAACAAGAAGCATTTGTAGAAAAATTATTAGATACTGGTAAACCTGTAGTTTTGGTTTTATTTGGTGGTAGACAACAAGTTATCGATAAAATTGAAGGCAGATGCGCAGCTATTATAAATGCTTGGTTTCCAGGTGAAGAAGGTGGTAATGCTATTGCAGATATTTTAACAGGTAAAGTAAATCCATCTGCAAAATTGAGTGTTACCTATCCAAATACACAAAAGAAAGAAGAGGTAAATTATCAAAACGGATATGACAAAACCAACCAACCTTTATACCCTTTTGGTTACGGTTTATCTTATACAAATTACAAATATTCAGATTTCGAAATGCCATCAGAAACGAATGTAACAGATGCTAGATTTTCAGTTTCTTTCGATTTGGAAAATACAGGTAAAGTAGAGGGTACAGAAATTGTGCAATTGTATGTTTCTCCAGTTGATGAAAATTCCACAATGAAAACCATTCAGTTAAAAGGTTTTCAAAGAGTCCCTTTAAAAGCGGGTGAAAAAAAGAAAGTAATTTTTAAAGTTTCTCCACAACAATTGGTGCAATATAAAAAAGATCAATGGATTGTAGAATCTGGTAAATACGAGTTTAAAATTGGTGCTTCCTCCACAGATATTCGTCAAAAAGGCATTATAGAATTTAAAGGCGATAATTTAATTTTAGAAAAAGGAAGACAAATTTTCTTTTCAGAAAATGAAATACTTTAA
- a CDS encoding sulfatase family protein translates to MKSILKYILLISIVFTACKEAKKVAKKEVNKKPNVVVIYLDDLGYGDLSAYGATEISTPNMDLLANEGIKFTNGYATSATCTPSRYALLTGVYPWRNAKAKILPGSAPLIISTEQETVPKMFKRAGYQTSIVGKWHLGLGAGNVNWNAHISPGPNELGFDDAYILAATQDRVPTVYIDNGYVDGLDPKDPISVSYKKNFEGEPTGKDNPELTTMKWHHGHNNSIVNGIPRIGYMKGGEAAKWSDVDMADHFLKKAKNYVKSHKDKPFFLYYALQQPHVPRTPHPRFVGKSGMGPRGDVILEADYMIGEFMKTLEEEGILENTLIIFSSDNGPVLQDGYYDDAIEKLGKHTPAGKLRGGKYSLFDAGTRVPFMTYWKGTIQPGVSDALVCQVDLLASLADLVNVTADKKDSQNMMAEFLGKSKKGRDNIVLEANSKTAFRTGDWVLIPPYKGSPMSWKSMVESGILDKFQLYNLKDDAGQTNNLAEKNPEKVKELLAEFEAIRGKDYSNIK, encoded by the coding sequence ATGAAAAGCATACTAAAATATATTTTACTAATTTCAATAGTATTTACGGCCTGTAAAGAAGCAAAGAAAGTCGCTAAAAAAGAAGTAAATAAAAAGCCAAATGTAGTGGTCATTTATTTAGATGATTTAGGTTATGGAGATTTAAGTGCATATGGTGCAACAGAAATTAGTACACCAAATATGGATCTTTTAGCAAACGAAGGTATAAAATTTACCAACGGTTATGCAACATCAGCAACGTGTACACCAAGTAGATATGCGTTATTAACAGGTGTTTATCCTTGGCGAAATGCAAAAGCAAAAATATTACCTGGTTCTGCGCCTTTAATTATATCTACAGAACAAGAAACTGTGCCAAAAATGTTTAAAAGAGCAGGTTATCAAACTAGTATTGTGGGGAAATGGCATTTAGGTTTAGGTGCTGGTAATGTAAATTGGAATGCACATATTTCTCCAGGGCCAAATGAGTTAGGTTTCGATGATGCTTATATTTTAGCAGCCACTCAAGATCGTGTGCCAACTGTGTATATAGACAATGGTTATGTAGATGGTTTAGACCCAAAAGACCCAATTTCTGTGAGTTATAAAAAGAATTTTGAAGGAGAGCCAACAGGTAAAGACAACCCTGAATTAACTACAATGAAATGGCACCATGGTCATAACAATAGTATTGTAAACGGAATTCCTAGAATAGGATATATGAAAGGTGGTGAGGCTGCAAAATGGTCTGATGTAGATATGGCAGATCACTTTTTAAAGAAAGCGAAAAACTATGTAAAAAGCCATAAAGACAAGCCCTTCTTTTTATACTACGCATTACAACAACCACACGTTCCAAGAACTCCACATCCGCGTTTTGTAGGTAAATCTGGAATGGGACCAAGAGGCGATGTTATTTTAGAAGCTGATTATATGATTGGCGAGTTTATGAAAACTCTAGAAGAAGAAGGTATTTTAGAAAATACTTTAATTATTTTTTCTAGTGATAATGGCCCAGTTTTACAAGATGGTTATTATGATGATGCTATAGAGAAATTAGGAAAACACACGCCAGCAGGTAAATTAAGAGGTGGTAAATACAGCTTATTTGATGCAGGAACAAGAGTGCCTTTTATGACGTATTGGAAAGGAACAATTCAGCCAGGTGTTTCTGATGCTTTGGTTTGTCAAGTAGATTTATTAGCGTCTTTAGCAGATTTAGTAAATGTAACTGCAGATAAAAAAGATAGCCAAAATATGATGGCAGAATTTTTAGGAAAAAGCAAAAAAGGTAGAGATAATATTGTTTTAGAAGCCAATTCTAAAACGGCTTTTAGAACAGGAGATTGGGTTTTAATTCCACCATATAAAGGAAGTCCTATGAGCTGGAAATCTATGGTTGAATCTGGTATTTTAGATAAATTTCAGTTGTATAATTTAAAGGATGATGCAGGTCAAACAAATAATTTGGCAGAAAAAAATCCAGAAAAAGTAAAAGAGTTATTAGCAGAATTCGAAGCAATTAGAGGCAAAGACTACTCTAACATCAAATAA
- a CDS encoding DUF4038 domain-containing protein yields the protein MNIKSTIFLSLLLCITTCFSQIKKWENPKKNKTIETTQWQVNDIIYKVKKSVDDPLNQEVFAIVTGNDGIQKIPVFYNGDKKWIFRYSGNTIGERTYVLQSKIKELNGKKGKILVTENQKKNRHGGVVLKADNPQHFFYQDGSHYFNLAFECDWLFALDYGQKEIPKTKHLLSKVTENGFNQIVMNVYSHDVKWQKDKKLANHPEHEYGGREDIFPFLGSNSKPDFSTLNIEFFQHFDKVIAEMHDQEIVSHLMIYVWNKLVSWPDMQSDADNLYYDYVVKRYQAFPNIIWDVSKEALFYGRATEEYIAERIERTRKIDAYNRLVSVHDFGFCKRNPDKVDFISMQNWQHMLYKNMIDARKQFPKKPIFNIEHGGYEKSPYVVFPGAYTDAEACLRRNYMCLFAGGYTTYYWQGTSWNVVIHNPFEQPEGFIKPKFEYFKHLKTLFTDYNFQNFKPIQWFNGNGYNLTNEKDGVVMLFVPKENNWVGVVEGLKKKFDFSEAKEVWFNTLTGEYTEEESFDKKAYNFWKKRPWHLEADAIRIVKNLKLKN from the coding sequence ATGAATATAAAATCAACCATTTTTTTAAGTCTATTATTGTGTATTACTACGTGTTTTTCTCAAATTAAAAAATGGGAAAATCCGAAGAAAAATAAAACCATAGAAACTACTCAATGGCAAGTAAACGATATTATTTATAAGGTTAAAAAATCTGTTGATGATCCTTTAAATCAAGAAGTTTTTGCAATTGTTACTGGTAATGATGGCATACAGAAAATACCTGTGTTTTATAATGGCGATAAAAAATGGATTTTTCGTTATTCAGGAAATACAATAGGAGAAAGAACCTATGTATTACAATCTAAAATTAAGGAATTAAATGGTAAAAAAGGTAAGATTTTAGTAACAGAAAATCAGAAGAAAAACAGACATGGAGGTGTTGTTTTAAAGGCTGATAATCCTCAACATTTCTTTTATCAAGATGGTTCTCATTATTTTAATTTAGCCTTTGAATGCGATTGGTTATTTGCCTTAGATTATGGGCAAAAAGAGATTCCTAAAACCAAACATTTATTATCTAAAGTGACAGAAAATGGTTTTAACCAGATTGTTATGAATGTTTATTCTCACGATGTTAAATGGCAAAAAGACAAAAAATTAGCCAATCATCCAGAGCACGAATATGGAGGTAGAGAAGACATTTTTCCGTTTTTAGGATCAAATTCAAAGCCAGATTTTAGTACTTTAAATATTGAATTTTTTCAGCATTTTGATAAAGTTATTGCAGAAATGCATGACCAAGAAATAGTAAGTCATTTAATGATTTATGTATGGAATAAGTTGGTTTCTTGGCCAGATATGCAGTCTGATGCAGACAATTTGTATTACGATTATGTGGTTAAAAGGTATCAAGCTTTTCCAAATATCATTTGGGATGTTTCTAAAGAAGCTTTGTTTTATGGTAGAGCAACAGAAGAATATATTGCAGAACGAATAGAAAGAACTAGAAAAATAGATGCTTATAATCGTTTGGTTTCAGTGCACGATTTTGGTTTTTGTAAAAGAAATCCAGATAAAGTAGATTTTATTTCGATGCAAAACTGGCAACACATGCTGTATAAAAATATGATTGATGCCAGAAAACAGTTTCCTAAAAAACCAATTTTTAATATAGAACATGGGGGTTATGAAAAATCTCCATATGTAGTTTTTCCAGGAGCTTACACAGATGCAGAAGCTTGTTTAAGAAGAAATTATATGTGCTTGTTTGCAGGTGGTTATACAACATATTATTGGCAAGGTACTTCTTGGAATGTTGTGATTCATAATCCTTTTGAGCAGCCAGAAGGTTTTATAAAACCAAAGTTCGAGTATTTTAAACATCTAAAAACGCTATTTACAGACTATAATTTTCAGAATTTTAAACCCATTCAGTGGTTTAATGGTAATGGCTACAATTTAACCAATGAAAAAGACGGAGTGGTCATGTTATTTGTACCAAAAGAGAACAATTGGGTTGGTGTTGTAGAAGGCTTAAAAAAGAAATTCGATTTTTCTGAAGCCAAAGAAGTTTGGTTCAATACGCTTACAGGAGAATATACAGAAGAAGAATCTTTCGATAAAAAAGCGTACAATTTTTGGAAAAAAAGACCTTGGCATTTAGAAGCAGATGCTATCAGAATTGTTAAAAATCTAAAACTAAAAAACTAA
- a CDS encoding glycoside hydrolase family 2 TIM barrel-domain containing protein: MNKRFSFLATIFILLLGVFNSVAQDRETDFNFNWKFSLVEDTKKPSKLPLDDENWRDIRLPHDWSIEAQFDEKLEGATGYLPGGVGLYQKHFATPTSTKNKSIYVLFDGVYNNATFWLNGKLLGENPYGYSPTYFDLTKHLKTDGSKNVLTVHVDHSRYVDSRWYSGSGIYRNVKLITVDKLHIPIWGTFVTTPEITSEKAAVNIQVQVANQNRGAASFDLKTKIVDNNGNVVAEITENQKVKGRKEGVFNQKLEVKNPKIWHIAKPNMYTAITTISKKGKIVDSYTTPFGIRSIKHDKEQGFFLNGESVFVKGVCIHHDGGLVGAAVPKGVWRRRLQNLRDAGVNAIRTSHNPFSQEFYDLCDEMGFLVQAEIFDEFDNPKDKRENLNEKHDDYFSRGYTEHFQKWGKSDLTRSILRDRNHPSIFEWSIGNEIEWTYKDYKHVSGLWDEGAPNYWNRIPNISAKEMQKRYQELPDRKYKLAETSKRLAGWVKDLDTSRPVTANLIIPVASLASGYAQNLDIVGFSYQINQYNWSKKYYPELHFTGNENAGAWQEWNSIIEDPMIYSMYMWTGIDYLGEANKQWPQKGWDGDILDFAGFKKAGFDHFKSIWVNKPNLAIGTYKIEDTSIIDSLSGQVNLTKKQLNWNNSQAQKSWNYKKGEMIMVEIPTNLHKVELFLNGKTLGFRSLSQSPDRILRWAVPFQEGVLTAKGGFDGQEQEVILKTTTKPVTIKLSVDKTVLTADGYDVAHVIAQLIDKDGNKITSNNEAKISFSIDGNIRVLGIDNGSKFSVQDYSAKSVITNNGKALLLLQSLKEKGKVTVKFTGQGLKGDSISITVE; this comes from the coding sequence ATGAACAAAAGATTCAGTTTTTTAGCAACCATTTTTATACTTCTTTTAGGAGTTTTTAATTCAGTAGCTCAAGACAGAGAAACCGACTTTAATTTTAACTGGAAATTCTCTTTAGTTGAGGATACAAAAAAGCCATCAAAATTACCTTTAGATGATGAAAATTGGAGAGATATTCGTTTGCCTCACGATTGGAGTATAGAAGCTCAGTTTGATGAAAAACTAGAAGGAGCAACAGGTTATTTACCTGGTGGAGTTGGTTTGTATCAAAAGCATTTTGCTACTCCTACAAGTACAAAAAATAAAAGCATTTATGTTTTGTTTGATGGTGTGTATAACAACGCTACATTTTGGCTAAATGGTAAATTGTTAGGCGAAAATCCTTATGGATATTCTCCAACTTATTTCGATTTAACAAAGCATTTAAAAACAGATGGTTCTAAAAATGTATTAACGGTTCACGTAGATCATTCAAGATATGTAGATAGTCGTTGGTATTCTGGAAGTGGAATTTACAGAAACGTCAAATTAATCACTGTAGATAAATTACACATTCCTATTTGGGGAACTTTTGTAACTACTCCAGAAATTACATCAGAAAAAGCAGCAGTAAATATTCAAGTTCAGGTTGCAAATCAAAATAGAGGTGCTGCTTCTTTTGATTTAAAAACCAAAATAGTTGATAATAATGGAAATGTTGTTGCAGAAATTACGGAAAATCAAAAAGTAAAAGGAAGAAAAGAAGGTGTTTTCAATCAGAAATTAGAAGTTAAAAATCCTAAGATTTGGCATATTGCAAAACCCAATATGTACACTGCAATTACAACCATCAGCAAAAAAGGAAAAATTGTTGATAGTTATACAACTCCATTCGGAATTCGTAGCATTAAACACGATAAAGAACAAGGTTTCTTTTTAAACGGAGAATCAGTTTTTGTAAAAGGGGTTTGTATACATCATGATGGAGGTTTAGTGGGTGCTGCAGTTCCTAAAGGAGTTTGGAGACGTCGTTTACAAAATTTACGTGATGCTGGTGTAAATGCAATTCGTACTTCTCACAATCCTTTTTCGCAAGAATTTTATGATTTATGCGATGAAATGGGCTTTTTAGTGCAAGCAGAAATTTTTGATGAATTCGATAATCCGAAGGATAAAAGAGAAAACTTAAATGAAAAACACGACGATTATTTTTCTAGAGGATATACAGAGCATTTTCAAAAATGGGGAAAAAGCGATTTAACACGCTCTATTTTAAGAGATCGAAATCACCCGTCAATTTTTGAATGGAGTATTGGTAATGAAATAGAATGGACTTACAAAGATTACAAACACGTAAGTGGTTTATGGGATGAAGGAGCACCTAATTACTGGAATAGAATTCCGAATATTTCTGCAAAAGAAATGCAAAAACGTTACCAAGAATTGCCAGATAGAAAATACAAATTAGCAGAAACTTCTAAGAGATTAGCAGGTTGGGTTAAAGATTTAGATACATCAAGACCTGTAACTGCAAACTTAATTATTCCTGTAGCAAGTTTAGCTTCTGGTTATGCTCAAAATTTAGATATTGTTGGGTTTAGTTATCAAATTAATCAATACAATTGGAGTAAAAAATATTACCCAGAACTTCATTTTACTGGGAATGAAAACGCTGGTGCTTGGCAAGAATGGAATTCAATAATCGAAGACCCTATGATTTACAGTATGTATATGTGGACAGGTATAGATTATTTAGGTGAAGCTAATAAACAATGGCCACAAAAAGGTTGGGATGGAGATATTCTAGATTTTGCAGGCTTTAAAAAAGCAGGTTTCGATCACTTTAAAAGTATTTGGGTAAACAAACCAAATCTTGCAATTGGTACTTATAAAATAGAAGATACTTCAATTATAGACTCTTTAAGCGGTCAAGTAAACTTAACTAAAAAACAACTAAACTGGAATAACAGCCAAGCTCAAAAAAGCTGGAACTATAAAAAGGGCGAAATGATTATGGTAGAAATACCAACAAACTTGCACAAAGTTGAATTGTTTTTAAACGGAAAAACTTTAGGTTTTAGATCTTTAAGCCAAAGTCCTGATCGTATTTTACGTTGGGCTGTTCCTTTTCAAGAAGGTGTGTTAACTGCAAAAGGTGGTTTTGATGGTCAAGAACAAGAAGTAATTTTAAAAACTACTACAAAACCAGTTACCATAAAATTATCTGTAGATAAAACAGTATTAACAGCAGATGGTTATGATGTTGCACACGTAATTGCACAACTAATAGATAAAGATGGTAATAAAATTACAAGTAATAATGAAGCTAAAATCTCTTTTTCTATTGATGGTAATATTCGAGTATTAGGTATAGACAATGGATCAAAATTTAGCGTGCAAGATTACAGTGCAAAAAGTGTAATTACCAATAATGGTAAAGCTTTATTGTTATTACAATCTTTAAAAGAAAAAGGTAAAGTAACAGTTAAGTTTACAGGTCAAGGTTTAAAAGGAGACTCAATTTCTATAACTGTAGAGTAA